From the Amycolatopsis thermoflava N1165 genome, one window contains:
- a CDS encoding aspartate-semialdehyde dehydrogenase — MGKQSPTLALVGATGAVGTVMIDIINGRESVPWGEIRLIASPRSAGKKITVRGEELTVIALSPEAFDGVDVAMFDVPDEVSAEWAPIAAERGAVAVDNSGAFRMDDDVPLVVPEVNSDKVRERPRGIIANPNCTTLSMMAALGALHREFGLTELVVASYQAASGAGQPGIDRLQAELAAVSGKDLGAKAGDVRAALEAAGLPLSDSPFAGTPLALNVVPAAGSYKGDGWFSEELKVRNESRKILGIPDLKVSATCVRVPVVTTHSLAVHATFAREVTVEAAHKVFAAQPSIVLVDDPEKGEFPSPAEVVGGDPTYVGRVRQALDFPNTLDFFVCGDNLRKGAALNTYEIAEQLAPEFS, encoded by the coding sequence GGGTGAGATCCGGCTGATCGCCTCGCCGCGGTCGGCGGGCAAGAAGATCACCGTGCGCGGCGAGGAACTGACCGTGATCGCGCTGTCGCCGGAGGCCTTCGACGGCGTCGACGTCGCCATGTTCGACGTGCCGGACGAGGTGTCCGCCGAGTGGGCGCCGATCGCGGCCGAGCGCGGCGCGGTCGCGGTCGACAACTCCGGCGCGTTCCGGATGGACGACGACGTGCCGCTGGTGGTGCCCGAGGTGAACTCGGACAAGGTGCGGGAGCGGCCGCGCGGCATCATCGCCAACCCGAACTGCACGACGCTGTCGATGATGGCGGCCCTGGGTGCGCTGCACCGCGAGTTCGGCCTGACCGAGCTGGTGGTCGCCTCCTACCAGGCGGCGTCCGGCGCGGGCCAGCCCGGCATCGACCGGCTGCAGGCCGAGCTGGCCGCGGTGTCCGGAAAGGACCTCGGCGCGAAGGCGGGCGACGTGCGGGCCGCGCTGGAGGCGGCAGGCCTGCCGCTGTCGGACAGCCCGTTCGCGGGCACCCCGCTGGCGTTGAACGTGGTTCCGGCCGCCGGTTCCTACAAGGGCGACGGCTGGTTCTCCGAGGAGCTGAAGGTCCGCAACGAGTCGCGGAAGATCCTCGGCATCCCTGACCTCAAGGTGTCCGCGACCTGCGTCCGCGTCCCGGTCGTCACCACGCACTCGCTCGCGGTGCACGCCACCTTCGCGCGTGAGGTCACCGTCGAGGCCGCGCACAAGGTGTTCGCCGCGCAGCCGTCGATCGTGCTGGTCGACGACCCGGAGAAGGGTGAGTTCCCGAGCCCGGCCGAGGTCGTCGGCGGCGACCCGACGTACGTCGGACGGGTGCGCCAGGCGCTGGACTTCCCGAACACGCTCGACTTCTTCGTGTGCGGGGACAACCTGCGCAAGGGTGCGGCCCTGAACACCTACGAGATCGCCGAGCAGCTGGCTCCCGAGTTCAGCTGA
- a CDS encoding SdrD B-like domain-containing protein, whose product MTRHVLAAFVCAVVVLGMGTPLLVATADDTDGPLTVRVVRGETGVGGILVVATDPSGASVSGVTGPDGTAQLTTTTLSGGKYRVDASIPASMPDVKPAAEDQSRASLTEFVDVGGGKAVTLTMGVGGMDGPVQLGDRTWFDTDGDGVQDGDEPPLPGVRVQLLGCDGGGAPLAEETTDGAGRYLFGPAESLQPNSCYTLRFDFSGVNTGPLPGSPPVEGLKWTVPHAGDQSLDSDVDPETGSVRVAIGPPGSVDHTVDAGVVGGLNRIGDLVWADVNRNGLQDPGEPGIADVGVRLQKADGTPVAGTSTGPHGQYQFSHLPDGSYQVCFDTAKLPPQYGDYQLTRQRAGTPGQDSAPDPATGCTAPAELTPSRTQDFTMDAGLAPPVNRIAALVWQDVDGDGRPGALEPGIAGVPVKLRGADGTQFAMTTTGQDGKYSFDDLPSGSFAVCFDLANLPQAAADFTPVEGSEVSGADPATGCTPQVTLGLGKREDTALNLGLTAPANRIGDRVWADTNRNGIADATESGPGGVPVKLLRAGGGEEASTTTGADGRFQFTRVPDGAYQVCVDRAALPAPVAGYQFTKPRAGESTKDSDVDLASGCAPPVAVGVGHRDESTIGVGLTPARNRLGDLLWVDRNGNGTQDAGEPGAAGVAVTLADDGGRPVATTRTAADGSYLLDDLPDGSYRVCFDLTGLAEEFRGFRIAGTGGDPGCAGPVTVGPKPREDLSVRIGLVSASPAVVPAAQESPSGGGFPVGWVLFGVVAVIGAVVGVRWWKAAEPGA is encoded by the coding sequence GTGACAAGGCATGTCCTGGCCGCGTTCGTGTGCGCGGTGGTGGTGCTCGGCATGGGCACACCCCTGCTCGTGGCGACCGCGGACGACACCGACGGCCCGCTCACGGTGCGGGTCGTCCGGGGTGAGACCGGGGTCGGCGGCATCCTCGTCGTGGCCACCGACCCGAGTGGCGCCAGCGTCAGCGGCGTCACCGGGCCGGACGGCACGGCGCAGCTCACGACCACGACGTTGTCCGGCGGGAAGTACCGCGTGGACGCCTCGATCCCGGCGTCCATGCCGGACGTCAAGCCCGCGGCCGAGGACCAGAGCCGCGCCAGCCTGACCGAGTTCGTCGACGTCGGCGGCGGCAAGGCCGTCACGCTCACGATGGGCGTCGGCGGTATGGACGGCCCGGTGCAGCTCGGCGACCGGACGTGGTTCGACACCGACGGCGACGGCGTGCAGGACGGCGACGAGCCGCCGCTGCCCGGCGTGCGGGTCCAGCTGCTGGGCTGCGACGGCGGCGGGGCGCCGCTGGCGGAGGAGACGACCGACGGCGCCGGGCGCTACCTGTTCGGCCCGGCCGAGAGCCTGCAGCCCAACAGCTGCTACACCCTGCGGTTCGACTTCAGCGGGGTGAACACCGGTCCGCTGCCCGGATCCCCGCCGGTCGAGGGTCTGAAGTGGACTGTCCCGCACGCGGGCGACCAGTCGCTCGATTCCGATGTGGACCCCGAAACCGGCTCGGTGCGCGTCGCGATCGGGCCGCCCGGTTCGGTCGACCACACCGTGGACGCGGGCGTGGTCGGCGGCCTCAACCGGATCGGCGACCTGGTGTGGGCCGACGTCAACCGCAACGGACTGCAGGACCCGGGCGAGCCCGGCATCGCCGACGTCGGGGTGCGGCTGCAGAAGGCCGACGGCACCCCGGTCGCCGGGACCAGCACCGGCCCGCACGGCCAGTACCAGTTCTCGCACCTGCCCGACGGCAGCTACCAGGTGTGCTTCGACACCGCGAAGCTCCCGCCCCAGTACGGCGACTACCAGCTCACCAGGCAGCGCGCGGGCACTCCGGGCCAGGACTCAGCGCCCGACCCGGCCACCGGCTGCACCGCACCGGCCGAGCTGACGCCCAGCCGCACCCAGGACTTCACGATGGACGCCGGTCTGGCCCCGCCGGTCAACCGAATCGCCGCGCTGGTCTGGCAGGACGTCGACGGCGACGGTCGGCCGGGCGCGCTGGAACCGGGGATCGCCGGGGTGCCGGTGAAGCTGCGCGGCGCGGACGGCACCCAGTTCGCCATGACCACCACCGGCCAGGACGGGAAGTACTCCTTCGACGACCTGCCGTCCGGCTCGTTCGCGGTGTGCTTCGACCTGGCCAACCTGCCGCAGGCCGCGGCCGACTTCACACCGGTGGAGGGGAGCGAGGTCTCCGGCGCCGACCCGGCGACCGGCTGCACCCCGCAGGTGACCCTCGGCCTCGGCAAGCGCGAGGACACCGCGCTGAACCTGGGGCTGACCGCGCCCGCCAACCGGATCGGCGACCGCGTGTGGGCGGACACGAACCGCAACGGCATCGCCGACGCCACCGAGTCCGGCCCGGGCGGCGTGCCGGTCAAGCTGCTCCGCGCCGGCGGCGGCGAGGAGGCGTCGACGACCACCGGCGCCGACGGCCGGTTCCAGTTCACCCGGGTCCCGGACGGCGCGTACCAGGTGTGCGTCGACCGCGCCGCCCTGCCCGCGCCGGTCGCCGGGTACCAGTTCACCAAGCCGCGCGCCGGCGAGTCCACAAAGGATTCCGATGTGGACCTGGCGAGCGGGTGCGCGCCGCCGGTCGCCGTGGGTGTCGGCCATCGCGACGAAAGCACAATCGGCGTCGGGTTGACGCCCGCGCGCAACCGGCTCGGCGACCTGCTGTGGGTGGACCGCAACGGCAACGGCACGCAGGACGCGGGTGAGCCCGGCGCGGCGGGCGTCGCGGTGACGCTGGCCGACGACGGCGGGCGCCCGGTGGCGACCACCCGCACCGCCGCGGACGGCTCGTACCTGCTCGACGACCTGCCCGACGGGTCGTACCGGGTGTGCTTCGACCTCACCGGCCTCGCCGAGGAGTTCCGCGGCTTCCGGATCGCAGGCACCGGCGGCGACCCGGGCTGCGCCGGGCCGGTGACGGTCGGCCCGAAGCCGCGGGAGGACCTGTCCGTGCGGATCGGCCTGGTCAGTGCCAGTCCGGCGGTCGTGCCGGCCGCGCAGGAGTCCCCGAGCGGCGGAGGGTTCCCCGTCGGGTGGGTGCTGTTCGGTGTCGTGGCGGTGATCGGCGCGGTCGTCGGAGTGCGCTGGTGGAAGGCCGCCGAGCCCGGAGCGTGA
- a CDS encoding aldo/keto reductase family oxidoreductase codes for MTANTLAGGTFTLTDGLTVGRMGYGAMQLAGPGVFGPPADRDAAVAVLREAVELGVNHIDTADFYGPHVTNQIIREALHPYDGIVVVTKVGAVRDDQGAWVHQRSPEQLRAQVHDNLRNLGVDALDVVNLRVGGGDDGHSAVPGSIAEPFAALVEMQQEGLIKHLGISTVNAEQVAEAQSIAPVVCVQNAYNVAHREDDKLVESLAAQGIAYVPYFPLGGFSPLQSEVLNSVAARLGATPMAVALAWLLQRSPNILLIPGTSSLAHLRENVAAASMDLPADAVAELDAIA; via the coding sequence ATGACAGCGAACACACTGGCCGGCGGCACGTTCACCCTCACCGACGGGCTCACCGTCGGGCGCATGGGCTACGGCGCGATGCAGCTGGCCGGGCCGGGCGTGTTCGGGCCGCCCGCGGACCGGGACGCCGCGGTCGCGGTCCTGCGCGAAGCCGTCGAGCTGGGTGTCAACCACATCGACACCGCCGACTTCTACGGCCCGCACGTCACGAACCAGATCATCCGCGAGGCGCTGCACCCCTACGACGGGATCGTGGTGGTGACCAAGGTCGGCGCGGTGCGCGACGACCAGGGCGCCTGGGTGCACCAGCGCTCGCCGGAGCAGCTGCGCGCCCAGGTGCACGACAACCTGCGCAACCTCGGCGTGGACGCGCTCGACGTGGTCAACCTGCGCGTCGGCGGCGGGGACGACGGCCACTCCGCGGTGCCCGGGTCGATCGCCGAGCCGTTCGCCGCGCTGGTCGAGATGCAGCAGGAGGGGCTGATCAAGCACCTCGGCATCAGCACGGTGAACGCCGAGCAGGTCGCCGAGGCGCAGTCGATCGCGCCGGTCGTGTGCGTGCAGAACGCCTACAACGTGGCCCACCGCGAGGACGACAAGCTGGTCGAGTCGCTGGCCGCGCAGGGCATCGCGTACGTGCCGTACTTCCCGCTCGGCGGGTTCTCGCCGCTGCAGTCGGAGGTGCTGAACTCGGTGGCCGCCCGCCTCGGCGCGACCCCGATGGCCGTCGCGCTGGCCTGGCTGCTGCAGCGGTCGCCGAACATCCTGCTCATCCCGGGCACGTCGTCGCTCGCCCACCTGCGGGAGAACGTGGCCGCCGCGTCCATGGACCTCCCGGCGGACGCGGTCGCCGAACTCGACGCGATCGCCTAA
- a CDS encoding AAA family ATPase has product MDSTAGATLQMTIEPRALLVIAGLPGSGKSTLLRSTQASRPVEVLDSDQMRDRLAAALPPGTPYRRYRPAVHVLHRLRVVLAAVRTPGPVVVHDPATGAATRTWLMLTGLLTGRRRHLLWVDCTPEEALAGQRARGRVLRTASFCRHLRRLPRVRALLFEGRPRGWNETTVVDRETAGRGLHLVVR; this is encoded by the coding sequence ATGGACAGCACAGCCGGCGCCACCCTGCAGATGACGATCGAACCGCGGGCGCTGCTGGTCATCGCCGGGCTGCCCGGTTCGGGCAAGAGCACGCTGCTGCGCAGCACGCAGGCCAGCCGCCCGGTCGAGGTGCTCGACTCCGACCAGATGCGCGACCGGCTGGCCGCCGCACTGCCGCCGGGCACGCCGTACCGCCGCTACCGCCCCGCGGTGCACGTCCTGCACCGGCTGCGGGTGGTGCTCGCCGCGGTCCGCACGCCCGGCCCGGTCGTCGTGCACGACCCGGCGACCGGCGCGGCGACCAGGACGTGGCTGATGCTGACCGGGCTGCTCACCGGTCGGCGGCGGCACCTGCTGTGGGTGGACTGCACCCCGGAGGAGGCGCTGGCCGGGCAACGCGCGCGCGGCCGGGTGCTGCGGACCGCGTCGTTCTGCCGCCACCTGCGCCGCCTGCCGCGGGTCCGCGCCCTGCTGTTCGAGGGGCGGCCCCGCGGCTGGAACGAGACCACGGTCGTCGACAGGGAGACGGCGGGCCGTGGTCTCCACCTCGTGGTGCGTTAG
- a CDS encoding MFS transporter: MSLQPYRQVLALPGVRTAMLLFFFTRLPMTATGITLTLHVVSDLGRGYGEAGLVGTATMLGSALGAPVVGRMIDRYGLRAVTSVCGLTSAAFWLATPHLPYAALLVTALPAGALVLPASSIARQVLTALVPPESRRSAYSLDSILLETSFMVGPSAGIALSTQLSSTVALSGIGVCFALGTLALCWFNPPIRHEAEAVTAERPPMREWLTPRLVGALLVASGALFCLMGTELATLAALRATGEVGWTGVVIAVMCVASAIGGIVHGAVRKSLSQARLMVLLTVLVIPVGLATGLPWWLLALALVPTNLACAPTLASTAEEVTGLAPPRVRGEAMGLLDAATRLGMAAGSPVVGFVIDHTGPGWGFAAAGLFGLGFAAVAFGLRRRSARVPAVAPL; the protein is encoded by the coding sequence ATGTCCCTCCAGCCGTATCGCCAGGTACTCGCCCTGCCCGGGGTCCGCACGGCGATGCTGCTGTTCTTCTTCACCCGCCTGCCGATGACCGCCACCGGGATCACGCTGACCCTGCACGTCGTCAGCGACCTCGGCCGCGGGTACGGCGAGGCGGGTCTCGTCGGGACCGCGACGATGCTGGGCAGCGCACTCGGCGCGCCGGTCGTCGGCCGGATGATCGACCGCTACGGGCTGCGCGCGGTCACCTCGGTGTGCGGCCTCACCTCCGCGGCGTTCTGGCTGGCCACCCCGCACCTGCCGTACGCGGCACTGCTCGTGACCGCGCTGCCGGCGGGCGCGCTCGTGCTGCCTGCCAGCTCGATCGCCCGCCAGGTGCTGACCGCGCTGGTGCCGCCCGAGTCGCGGCGCTCGGCGTACTCACTCGACTCGATCCTGCTGGAGACGAGCTTCATGGTCGGCCCGAGCGCGGGCATCGCCCTGTCGACGCAGCTGTCCTCGACCGTCGCGCTGAGCGGGATCGGCGTCTGCTTCGCGCTCGGCACGCTCGCGCTGTGCTGGTTCAACCCGCCGATCCGGCACGAGGCCGAGGCGGTCACCGCCGAGCGGCCGCCGATGCGGGAGTGGCTCACCCCGCGTCTGGTCGGCGCCCTGCTGGTCGCATCGGGGGCGCTGTTCTGCCTGATGGGCACGGAACTGGCGACACTAGCCGCGCTGCGCGCCACCGGCGAGGTGGGCTGGACCGGCGTGGTGATCGCCGTGATGTGCGTCGCCTCGGCAATCGGCGGGATCGTGCACGGCGCGGTGCGGAAGTCGCTCTCGCAGGCGCGGCTGATGGTGCTGCTGACCGTTCTCGTGATCCCGGTCGGGCTGGCCACCGGACTGCCCTGGTGGCTGCTCGCGCTGGCCCTGGTGCCGACGAACCTGGCCTGCGCGCCGACGCTCGCGTCGACCGCCGAAGAGGTCACCGGCCTCGCGCCCCCGCGGGTGCGCGGCGAGGCGATGGGGCTGCTCGACGCCGCCACCCGCCTCGGCATGGCCGCGGGCAGCCCGGTGGTGGGGTTCGTGATCGACCACACCGGCCCCGGCTGGGGCTTCGCGGCGGCGGGCCTGTTCGGGCTCGGCTTCGCCGCGGTCGCGTTCGGCCTGCGCCGCCGTTCGGCCCGGGTACCGGCTGTGGCTCCGCTGTGA
- a CDS encoding DHA2 family efflux MFS transporter permease subunit, whose amino-acid sequence MDGSKRWWALGALAVALLAFGLDVTVLSVALPTLAVDLDASTSELQWFSNAYTLVLAAGLLPAGLLGDKFGTKRFLLGGLAVFGLASVACAYAGSAGMLIAARAFLGLGAAALVPLSMSVLNALFPGADRARAIAVWAAAMAVGIPLGPVVGGWLLDNFWWGSVFLLNVPAVLAGLVLLAWLVPDLPGDRGRRVDLPGVVLSSASLVALTYGLVEAGDRGWGSAAVLGPVLGGLALLAGFVVHQARAAQPLLDLGLFASPGFRWGAVLATLASFAMMGALFLLPQYFQAVYATDALGTGLRLLPVVGGLLVGVRVAEWLRPRLGARVLVSTGFVLMTGGLVAGTATGTGDGYGYAAVWVSLVGLGLGFALPPSMDIAMGALSPGRSGVGGGVLQAMRQVGGTLGVAILGTVLNAGYRGGVDVAGLPDDVAAAVRDSAAAGVQVAARVPALLGSVRESFVAGMSATLWVCVGFALVGAVLAALFLPREAQDVAGAESGHEFVAG is encoded by the coding sequence ATGGACGGGTCGAAGCGGTGGTGGGCGCTGGGTGCGCTGGCCGTGGCGTTGCTGGCGTTCGGACTCGATGTGACAGTCCTGTCGGTGGCCCTGCCGACGCTGGCCGTCGACCTGGACGCGTCCACGAGCGAGCTGCAGTGGTTCTCGAACGCGTACACCCTGGTGCTTGCCGCGGGGCTGCTCCCGGCCGGCCTGCTCGGCGACAAGTTCGGCACGAAGCGGTTCCTGCTCGGTGGTCTCGCGGTCTTCGGCCTGGCTTCGGTGGCCTGTGCCTACGCCGGTTCGGCCGGGATGCTGATCGCGGCGCGGGCGTTCCTCGGCCTGGGCGCGGCGGCACTGGTGCCGCTGTCGATGTCGGTGCTGAACGCGCTGTTCCCGGGCGCCGACCGCGCGCGGGCCATCGCCGTGTGGGCCGCGGCGATGGCGGTCGGCATCCCGCTCGGGCCGGTGGTCGGCGGGTGGCTGCTGGACAACTTCTGGTGGGGCTCGGTGTTCCTGCTCAACGTGCCCGCGGTGCTCGCCGGCCTGGTCCTGCTGGCCTGGCTGGTGCCGGATCTGCCCGGCGACCGCGGCAGGCGGGTCGACCTCCCTGGTGTCGTCCTGTCCAGCGCGAGCCTCGTCGCGCTGACCTACGGACTGGTCGAGGCGGGTGACCGCGGCTGGGGGTCGGCCGCCGTGCTCGGGCCGGTGCTCGGCGGGCTCGCGTTGCTGGCCGGGTTCGTCGTCCACCAGGCCCGGGCCGCCCAGCCGTTGCTGGACCTCGGGTTGTTCGCCTCGCCCGGGTTCCGCTGGGGCGCCGTGCTCGCGACGCTGGCGTCCTTCGCGATGATGGGCGCGTTGTTCCTGTTGCCGCAATACTTCCAGGCGGTGTACGCCACGGACGCGCTCGGCACCGGGTTGCGGCTGTTGCCGGTGGTCGGCGGTCTGCTCGTCGGGGTGCGGGTCGCGGAGTGGTTGCGTCCGCGGCTGGGCGCGCGGGTGCTGGTGAGCACGGGGTTCGTGCTGATGACCGGCGGGCTGGTGGCCGGCACCGCCACCGGGACAGGCGACGGGTACGGCTACGCGGCGGTGTGGGTGTCACTGGTCGGCCTCGGGCTGGGCTTCGCGTTGCCGCCGTCGATGGACATCGCGATGGGGGCGCTGAGCCCGGGCCGCAGCGGCGTCGGCGGTGGCGTGCTGCAGGCGATGCGGCAGGTCGGTGGCACGTTGGGCGTCGCGATCCTCGGCACGGTGCTGAACGCGGGGTACCGGGGTGGGGTCGACGTCGCCGGGTTGCCGGACGACGTGGCCGCGGCGGTCCGGGACAGCGCCGCGGCCGGTGTGCAGGTCGCCGCGCGGGTGCCCGCGCTGCTCGGGTCGGTGCGCGAGTCCTTCGTCGCGGGCATGTCGGCGACGCTGTGGGTGTGCGTCGGGTTCGCGCTGGTGGGCGCCGTGCTCGCCGCGCTGTTCCTGCCGCGCGAGGCGCAGGACGTGGCGGGGGCAGAATCGGGGCATGAGTTCGTCGCGGGGTGA
- a CDS encoding TetR family transcriptional regulator, translating to MSSSRGEQPLGLRERKKARTRAAIQGHALRLFTAQGYAETTIEQIAAAAEVSQSTFFRYFPTKEDTVLYDRLDPVLMKAFVEQPAELTPLQAVRAACAQVFARLDAEESELERARQRLVFSVPELRNRMIEHIAAGLGMLAEAAAERAGRDPGDFTVRVWSGAVIGVVFAAYFSAAEAPENLVDVIDKAVTLLEDGLPL from the coding sequence ATGAGTTCGTCGCGGGGTGAGCAGCCGCTCGGGTTGCGGGAGCGGAAGAAGGCGCGGACGCGGGCCGCGATCCAGGGCCACGCGCTGCGGTTGTTCACCGCGCAGGGCTACGCGGAGACGACGATCGAGCAGATCGCCGCGGCGGCCGAGGTTTCGCAGAGCACCTTCTTCCGCTACTTCCCGACCAAGGAGGACACGGTCCTCTACGACCGCCTCGATCCGGTGCTGATGAAGGCATTCGTGGAGCAGCCGGCGGAGCTGACCCCGCTCCAGGCGGTGCGGGCCGCGTGCGCCCAGGTGTTCGCGCGGCTGGACGCCGAGGAGTCCGAACTGGAGCGTGCCCGGCAGCGGCTGGTGTTCAGCGTGCCCGAACTGCGCAACCGGATGATCGAACACATCGCCGCGGGGCTCGGCATGCTGGCCGAGGCCGCGGCCGAACGAGCGGGCCGGGACCCCGGCGACTTCACCGTGCGGGTCTGGTCCGGAGCGGTGATCGGCGTGGTCTTCGCGGCGTACTTCAGCGCGGCCGAGGCCCCGGAGAACCTGGTGGACGTGATCGACAAGGCGGTCACGCTGCTGGAGGACGGGCTGCCGCTGTAG
- a CDS encoding Fur family transcriptional regulator, with amino-acid sequence MPHQTSPVRNQLKAVGLRITAPRVAVLEWLAGHPHSTADQVAAGVRNVLGSVSTQTVYDVLGACANADLVRRVEPAGHPARFETRTGDNHHHLVCRGCGRAEDVDCVHGAAPCLEPSNTAGFVVEEAEVVFWGLCPACSTTHHEKEGSA; translated from the coding sequence ATGCCCCACCAGACCAGCCCCGTGCGGAACCAGCTAAAGGCCGTCGGCCTGCGGATCACCGCTCCGCGGGTCGCCGTCCTCGAGTGGCTCGCCGGGCACCCCCACTCGACCGCCGACCAGGTCGCGGCCGGCGTGCGGAACGTGCTCGGATCGGTGTCCACCCAGACGGTCTACGACGTCCTGGGCGCCTGCGCGAACGCGGACCTGGTGCGGCGCGTCGAGCCGGCCGGGCACCCGGCCCGGTTCGAGACGCGTACCGGGGACAACCACCACCACCTCGTCTGCCGCGGCTGCGGCCGGGCCGAGGACGTCGACTGCGTCCACGGCGCGGCGCCCTGCCTCGAACCCTCGAACACCGCCGGGTTCGTCGTCGAGGAGGCGGAGGTCGTCTTCTGGGGCCTGTGCCCCGCCTGTTCCACCACCCACCACGAGAAGGAGGGCTCGGCGTGA
- a CDS encoding catalase, translating into MTKPTTNNVGIPVASDNDSLTLGANGPILLQDHYLIEKNAHFNRERVPERVVHAKGGGAFGFLEVTEDVSQFTKAAVFQPGTRTESLIRFSSVAGENGSPDTWRDPRGFAVKLYTTQGNYDIVGNNTPVFFIRDPIKFPDFIHSQKRRADNHLRDHNIQWDFWTLRPESAHQVTWLMGDRGIPSNWREMDGFGSHTYLWENAGGEKFWVKYHFKTDQGIGYLTQADADRIAGEDADYYIRDLWIAIERGDHPSWTLYVQVMPYEEAADYRFNPFDLTKVWPHGDYPLIKVGRYVLDRNPSNYFAEIEQAAFSPANMVPGIGPSPDKMLQGRLFAYPDAHRYRIGANFAQLPVNAPKSPVNSYSRDGAMRYQNPGDPVYAPNSFGGPHADAAYAGETVSSYGVVDEVIRSAYRLHAEDDDFGQAGTLVRKVMDDAQRERLASNIIGHAKKGVSEPVLERVFEYWRNVDKTLGDRVAEAFGK; encoded by the coding sequence GTGACCAAGCCGACCACCAACAACGTGGGCATCCCGGTGGCCAGCGACAACGATTCGCTGACCCTGGGCGCCAACGGCCCGATCCTGCTGCAGGACCACTACCTCATCGAGAAGAACGCGCACTTCAACCGCGAGCGCGTCCCGGAGCGCGTGGTGCACGCGAAGGGCGGCGGTGCGTTCGGTTTCCTCGAGGTCACCGAGGACGTCAGCCAGTTCACCAAGGCCGCCGTCTTCCAGCCGGGCACCCGCACCGAGAGCCTCATCCGCTTCTCGTCGGTGGCCGGTGAGAACGGCTCGCCCGACACCTGGCGCGACCCGCGCGGGTTCGCCGTGAAGCTCTACACCACGCAGGGCAACTACGACATCGTCGGCAACAACACGCCCGTCTTCTTCATCCGGGACCCGATCAAGTTCCCCGACTTCATCCACTCGCAGAAGCGCCGCGCCGACAACCACCTGCGCGACCACAACATCCAGTGGGACTTCTGGACCCTGCGCCCGGAGTCAGCCCACCAGGTCACCTGGCTGATGGGCGACCGCGGCATCCCGTCGAACTGGCGCGAGATGGACGGGTTCGGCTCGCACACCTACCTGTGGGAGAACGCGGGCGGCGAGAAGTTCTGGGTGAAGTACCACTTCAAGACCGACCAGGGCATCGGCTACCTGACGCAGGCGGACGCGGACCGCATCGCGGGTGAGGACGCCGACTACTACATCCGCGACCTGTGGATCGCGATCGAGCGGGGCGACCACCCGAGCTGGACCCTCTACGTCCAGGTCATGCCGTACGAGGAAGCGGCGGACTACCGCTTCAACCCGTTCGACCTGACGAAGGTGTGGCCGCACGGCGACTACCCGCTGATCAAGGTCGGCCGCTACGTGCTCGACCGCAACCCGTCGAACTACTTCGCGGAGATCGAGCAGGCCGCGTTCTCGCCGGCCAACATGGTGCCGGGTATCGGGCCGTCGCCGGACAAGATGCTGCAGGGCCGCCTGTTCGCCTACCCGGACGCGCACCGCTACCGGATCGGCGCGAACTTCGCGCAGCTGCCGGTGAACGCGCCGAAGTCGCCGGTGAACAGCTACTCCCGGGACGGCGCGATGCGCTACCAGAACCCGGGCGACCCGGTGTACGCGCCGAACTCGTTCGGCGGCCCGCACGCCGACGCGGCCTACGCCGGCGAGACGGTGTCGTCCTACGGGGTGGTCGACGAGGTCATCCGCTCCGCCTATCGCCTGCACGCCGAGGACGACGACTTCGGCCAGGCGGGCACCCTGGTGCGCAAGGTGATGGACGACGCGCAGCGCGAGCGCCTCGCGAGCAACATCATCGGCCACGCCAAGAAGGGCGTGTCCGAGCCGGTGCTCGAGCGCGTGTTCGAGTACTGGCGCAACGTCGACAAGACCCTCGGCGACAGGGTCGCCGAAGCGTTCGGCAAGTAG